Below is a window of Desmonostoc muscorum LEGE 12446 DNA.
AATTTATTATTTAGGAGCTGGAGTAGTCAGATTTTGAGTACAACGGATCGTCAATGGGAAACGAAAATCAAGATTTTGATAAGTTATGTATACCAATTCATAGTTAAGGTCAATTTAAACCTTGTGCTACCGTGACGTTTACTTAGTTTTAACTCTTAATATTATACGTTTTTTAGTCTCTTTGAGATTCTAGCTGAGTAGGCAAAGATAATAACATCTTTAGTTTTTAAGTATACATTTTTTTTGTTTCTTATTATAGCTAAAGTCAAGTTGAATATCCAATTGCCTCATAGTGTGCTTGGGTTAAAGGGGTAATAGATCCTTGACATCAATTTTAGCCAGAGTAATTTAAATATCACCAAGTTAGTTGTCAATCGTGATTCTTAAAATCATTACTATACCGATTATAGTAAAAAATAATACATTTAACTCAAGTGTCGGTTTTCTCTATAAAAGTAATACTTGACTTACTAGTAACATGAAAAAAATTATTAATTAGACTTAACATAATGTACAAATTTCACCAGTCAAAATTTGTTTATAAGAGAGCCACTAGTTTATGAAGTTTTTGTTGATGTGTATTGTCAAAAGATAAAATTTTGGTAAAGTGTGCGGGTAAATTTGAAACATCCTTTTATCGTGGTATTCTAGTAAGAAATTACATGTAAAAACAGATATTGAATATAAAATCATACTTAATATTTGTTATATGTAAGAAATATTGCTCAACCCAGTTAAAATGAAGTAAGTGAAAACATCCAAAATTCAATGAACATAAACTTCCAGTCTGATAGTCTGCACCAGTGCATAGTAGCTGTTACTTGACGTTTAGACATTAAGTAAAGTTTCTTAGAAGCCTGTAAAAGGCATTATTGTAAGATAATACTACATGTGTAAAATTACGGTAGCTGCTTAGACTTTTGTTTTTTGTTGTGTTCCCATGCCCCAGAAAGTTAGTGTATACAAAATTAAAAGAGCATAAGCTTCTATGTATTTGCTTAAGCGTCTTAATTAAGACCGCAGTTCGCAGATATATGTTCCCTCGTGAGAAAATTCTATGTATACCAATAAATTAATCAACTTGCTCCAAGCAAATTGAAAATATTTGTTAATTGAGACCAGTGTTCGTGTGTAATTAATGGCTTGAGCAGTTCAGTAGTATATTGAACAAAATTTCTAGAGTAGGATACAACTGATGAGACTTAATAAATGGATTAATCAAAAGTTTTTGCAATCCATTTCTGTTCGGTTAGATGTTAAGAATGACTATTCTGCGAAAACTCAGCAATCTATCAAATTGTCTGTAATCACTCAGTTTTTTCCACCAGACTATGCTCCTACGGGACAGTTGATTGAGGAACTGGTGAAACAGTTAGGACAGCAAGGAGTCGATATTGAGGTTTTTACGAGTCAGCCAGGATATGCATTTGACTCTGATACTGCTGCTTTAGCAGTTGAACGTATGGGTAGAATTCGAGTTCAGCGATCGCGCACAGCCCAGCTTTGGCCGGGGCGAATTCGTGGCAAAGCGGTCAATGGCGTCTTATACACCTTACGTGCTGCGCTCTATCTACTCAGAGCTTGGCAACGTAGCAATGTCTTGTTGGTAACTACAGCCCCGCCATTTTTGCCAGTGATTGGGTATATGGCTCATCTGTTGTTTCGACTTCCCTATGTTTGCATCCTCTATGACCTTTATCCTGATATTGCGATCGCTTTGGGAGTGGTTTCAAAGCATAGCTGGCCAGCACGGTTATGGCGTGCCATTAACAGACAGGTTTGGCTAAATGCTAAGGGGATTGTGGTTCTTAGCCCAGCCATGAAGCAGCAAGTGGTAGCAAATTGTCCGGAAGTAGCCGATAAAATTTCGGTAATTCACAGTTGGGCGAACCCAGAATTGATTGTGCCAATTGCCAAGCAAGAAAATTGGTTTGCCTTGAAGCATAACTTAGTAGACAAATTTACCGTACTCTACTCTGGGAATATGGGACGCTGCCATGATATGGCAACTATCCTCCAAGCTGCTCAACAACTGGAAGACGAACCAATTCAGTTTGTCTGCATAGGTGGTGGTGCTAAACGGGATGAATTGATTCAACAAGTCGATCAATTAGGACTGAGAAATTTTACATTTCTGCCATATCAAGACAAACAAGTACTTCCCTATTCATTAACGGCTTGCGATCTGTCACTCGTGAGTGTAGATGCATCTACCGAGAGTTTAGTGGTTCCTAGCAAGCTTTACTCAGCTTTAGCATCAGGAAGACCGATAGCGGTGATTTGCTCGCAGTATTCGTACCTGAGACAATTAGTTGCGGAAGCCGATTGCGGTGGCACTTTTGACAATGGAGACAGTCATGCTCTAGCTCAATTTATCCGCTTACTGAGTCGGGATCGGCAATTAGCAGAGCGTATGGGCAAGGCGGGTCGTCAGTATTTGCGATCGCATTTCACACCTAAAATTATTTCTCAACAATACCTTGATGTCTTGCAGCAAGCAATCTTACCTGATGGTGTGATAGCTATGTCTCAAAGCCA
It encodes the following:
- a CDS encoding glycosyltransferase family 4 protein — its product is MRLNKWINQKFLQSISVRLDVKNDYSAKTQQSIKLSVITQFFPPDYAPTGQLIEELVKQLGQQGVDIEVFTSQPGYAFDSDTAALAVERMGRIRVQRSRTAQLWPGRIRGKAVNGVLYTLRAALYLLRAWQRSNVLLVTTAPPFLPVIGYMAHLLFRLPYVCILYDLYPDIAIALGVVSKHSWPARLWRAINRQVWLNAKGIVVLSPAMKQQVVANCPEVADKISVIHSWANPELIVPIAKQENWFALKHNLVDKFTVLYSGNMGRCHDMATILQAAQQLEDEPIQFVCIGGGAKRDELIQQVDQLGLRNFTFLPYQDKQVLPYSLTACDLSLVSVDASTESLVVPSKLYSALASGRPIAVICSQYSYLRQLVAEADCGGTFDNGDSHALAQFIRLLSRDRQLAERMGKAGRQYLRSHFTPKIISQQYLDVLQQAILPDGVIAMSQSHTK